A stretch of Solenopsis invicta isolate M01_SB chromosome 9, UNIL_Sinv_3.0, whole genome shotgun sequence DNA encodes these proteins:
- the LOC105201789 gene encoding phosphatidylinositol-3-phosphatase SAC1 isoform X1, with protein MMPNTDVYDSLYLYATPEKFFVEPVGTKVLLVVDRVSQQIYTQVGTANQIPTTASRRKIWGLVGTIRLLACRYLIVITDAQMCGTIAGHNIYRVALTDVIPYTRSSLHLTEKQVQHNAVYLEMIKSVLNMPYFYFSYTYDLSHTMQRLHNTTPEFLQMPLHDRADPRFVWNAYLLQDLSARPEQYKFCLPIIHGFVSLNTMVVNGIAFNWGIVSRRGIHRAGTRLFSRGIDATGNVSNYVETEQLIEVNGDRSSFVQTRGSIPLFWCQTPNLKYKPKPQISLHEDHQSACARHFDVQIFHYGRQILVNLIDQRGPEALLEDAYRNLVQRINNQNVRYEAFDFHAECRRLRWDKLNTLMDRLAHDQEQMGYFLLMRDGALISAQDGVFRTNCIDCLDRTNVVQSMLAKRVLNEVLSRLEILRKVEDHPAFENLFKQVWADNADVISIQYSGTGALKTDFTRTGKRTKLGAMKDGLNSLTRYYKNNFADGYRQDSLELFLGRYIVQDGECTSIQCPLESERNWRYTTFPLVLLVATSMLVAHIVLPSRYTTEILLYMLFWGAMVAGTFATIIHHGKQYVDKPKLL; from the exons ATGATGCCAAATACGGATGTCTATGATAGCCTGTACTT GTATGCCACTCCAGAAAAGTTCTTTGTTGAGCCAGTTGGAACTAAGGTCTTGCTAGTGGTTGATAGAGTGAGTCAGCAGATTTATACACAAG TTGGCACTGCTAATCAGATTCCAACAACTGCCAGCCGTAGAAAGATATGGGGACTAGTGGGAACTATACGCCTTTTGGCATGTCGTTATCTCATTGTTATTACGGATGCACAAATGTGTGGGACTATAGCTGGACACAATATTTATAGGGTAGCCTTGACAGATGTGATACCCTATACCAGGTCTTCTCTGCATTTGACTGAGAAACAGGTCCAACATAATGCTGTGTACTTGGAGATGATAAAATCTGTATTGAACATGCCGTATTTTTACTTCAGCTATACTTATGATCTCAGTCATACTATGCAGAGGTTGCATAATACCACACCTGAATTTTtgcaa ATGCCGCTTCATGATAGGGCAGATCCCAGGTTTGTATGGAATGCCTATCTCCTGCAGGATCTTAGCGCAAGACCAGAGCAGTATAAATTCTGTTTACCCATTATTCATGGCT TTGTCTCTCTGAATACAATGGTTGTGAATGGTATTGCATTTAATTGGGGCATTGTCTCTAGACGTGGTATACATCGTGCTGGCACAAGACTATTTTCACGTGGTATAGATGCCACTGGGAACGTGTCTAATTATGTGGAGACTGAGCAGTTGATTGAGGTAAATGGCGATCGCAGTTCCTTTGTGCAGACTCGTGGATCCATTCCTCTCTTTTGGTGCCAGACGCCAAACTTGAAGTACAAGCCTAAGCCACAGATCAGTCTGCATGAGGATCACCAAAGCGCTTGTGCTCGTCACTTTGATGTTCAAATCTTTCATTATGGAAGGCAAATTCTAGTGAATTTG ATTGATCAACGTGGACCAGAAGCACTACTTGAAGATGCATATCGTAATTTAGTCCAAAGAATTAATAACCAAAATGTTCGATATGAGGCTTTCGACTTTCACGCGGAATGTAGAAGATTGAGGTGGGACAAATTGAACACATTAATGGATCGATTAGCCCATGATCAAGAACAAATGGGATATTTCTTGTTGATGAGAGACGGAGCATTGATCTCTGCTCAGGATGGTGTTTTCCGCACGAATTGCATTGACTGTCTAGATCGGACGAATGTTGTACAGAGTATGTTGGCGAAACGAGTTCTCAATGAAGTATTGAGCAGGCTAGAGATACTTAGAAAGGTGGAAGATCATCCTGCGTTTGAAAATCTTTTCAAACAG GTTTGGGCCGATAATGCGGATGTTATAAGTATTCAATACTCGGGTACAGGAGCGTTGAAGACTGACTTTACGCGAACTGGAAAGCGCACTAAATTAGGTGCGATGAAAGACGGCTTAAATTCTTTGACGAGATATTATAAGAACAATTTCGCCGATGGATACAGACag GATTCGTTAGAGCTCTTTTTAGGCCGTTACATTGTCCAGGACGGTGAATGCACTTCTATTCAATGTCCCTTGGAATCTGAGCGAAACTGGCGTTATACTACATTCCCACTTGTTCTTTTAGTTGCTACTTCGATGTTGGTAGCTCACATAGTTTTACCATCGCGATACACAACGGAAATATTACTATACATGCTATTTTGGGGCGCCATGGTAGCTGGTACATTTGCCACTATTATTCATCACGGCAAGCAATATGTCGACAAGCCAAAATTACTTTAA
- the LOC105201789 gene encoding phosphatidylinositol-3-phosphatase SAC1 isoform X2, protein MCGTIAGHNIYRVALTDVIPYTRSSLHLTEKQVQHNAVYLEMIKSVLNMPYFYFSYTYDLSHTMQRLHNTTPEFLQMPLHDRADPRFVWNAYLLQDLSARPEQYKFCLPIIHGFVSLNTMVVNGIAFNWGIVSRRGIHRAGTRLFSRGIDATGNVSNYVETEQLIEVNGDRSSFVQTRGSIPLFWCQTPNLKYKPKPQISLHEDHQSACARHFDVQIFHYGRQILVNLIDQRGPEALLEDAYRNLVQRINNQNVRYEAFDFHAECRRLRWDKLNTLMDRLAHDQEQMGYFLLMRDGALISAQDGVFRTNCIDCLDRTNVVQSMLAKRVLNEVLSRLEILRKVEDHPAFENLFKQVWADNADVISIQYSGTGALKTDFTRTGKRTKLGAMKDGLNSLTRYYKNNFADGYRQDSLELFLGRYIVQDGECTSIQCPLESERNWRYTTFPLVLLVATSMLVAHIVLPSRYTTEILLYMLFWGAMVAGTFATIIHHGKQYVDKPKLL, encoded by the exons ATGTGTGGGACTATAGCTGGACACAATATTTATAGGGTAGCCTTGACAGATGTGATACCCTATACCAGGTCTTCTCTGCATTTGACTGAGAAACAGGTCCAACATAATGCTGTGTACTTGGAGATGATAAAATCTGTATTGAACATGCCGTATTTTTACTTCAGCTATACTTATGATCTCAGTCATACTATGCAGAGGTTGCATAATACCACACCTGAATTTTtgcaa ATGCCGCTTCATGATAGGGCAGATCCCAGGTTTGTATGGAATGCCTATCTCCTGCAGGATCTTAGCGCAAGACCAGAGCAGTATAAATTCTGTTTACCCATTATTCATGGCT TTGTCTCTCTGAATACAATGGTTGTGAATGGTATTGCATTTAATTGGGGCATTGTCTCTAGACGTGGTATACATCGTGCTGGCACAAGACTATTTTCACGTGGTATAGATGCCACTGGGAACGTGTCTAATTATGTGGAGACTGAGCAGTTGATTGAGGTAAATGGCGATCGCAGTTCCTTTGTGCAGACTCGTGGATCCATTCCTCTCTTTTGGTGCCAGACGCCAAACTTGAAGTACAAGCCTAAGCCACAGATCAGTCTGCATGAGGATCACCAAAGCGCTTGTGCTCGTCACTTTGATGTTCAAATCTTTCATTATGGAAGGCAAATTCTAGTGAATTTG ATTGATCAACGTGGACCAGAAGCACTACTTGAAGATGCATATCGTAATTTAGTCCAAAGAATTAATAACCAAAATGTTCGATATGAGGCTTTCGACTTTCACGCGGAATGTAGAAGATTGAGGTGGGACAAATTGAACACATTAATGGATCGATTAGCCCATGATCAAGAACAAATGGGATATTTCTTGTTGATGAGAGACGGAGCATTGATCTCTGCTCAGGATGGTGTTTTCCGCACGAATTGCATTGACTGTCTAGATCGGACGAATGTTGTACAGAGTATGTTGGCGAAACGAGTTCTCAATGAAGTATTGAGCAGGCTAGAGATACTTAGAAAGGTGGAAGATCATCCTGCGTTTGAAAATCTTTTCAAACAG GTTTGGGCCGATAATGCGGATGTTATAAGTATTCAATACTCGGGTACAGGAGCGTTGAAGACTGACTTTACGCGAACTGGAAAGCGCACTAAATTAGGTGCGATGAAAGACGGCTTAAATTCTTTGACGAGATATTATAAGAACAATTTCGCCGATGGATACAGACag GATTCGTTAGAGCTCTTTTTAGGCCGTTACATTGTCCAGGACGGTGAATGCACTTCTATTCAATGTCCCTTGGAATCTGAGCGAAACTGGCGTTATACTACATTCCCACTTGTTCTTTTAGTTGCTACTTCGATGTTGGTAGCTCACATAGTTTTACCATCGCGATACACAACGGAAATATTACTATACATGCTATTTTGGGGCGCCATGGTAGCTGGTACATTTGCCACTATTATTCATCACGGCAAGCAATATGTCGACAAGCCAAAATTACTTTAA